In Amia ocellicauda isolate fAmiCal2 chromosome 7, fAmiCal2.hap1, whole genome shotgun sequence, one genomic interval encodes:
- the cpdp gene encoding CPD photolyase isoform X2, producing the protein MLRLSRLPLYQSSGRVLGRSTWLLANWTDSPQTSSSLQLLQGEHTLSIKPSESAEMKPKSSSNSRVEGKAAVKRKLEKQAKATAGAKRLKTETGAQAARSRTERAAGWLAEAVVRSRSQAERSVEGFQFNEKRVRVLSGTSAVKAGSEGVIYWMSRDQRVQDNWALLYAQQLALAERLPLHVCFCLVPRFLDATIRQFDFLLRGLEEVAKECSALGLEFHLLQGCAGERLPRFVQELGVGAVVTDFSPLRVPLQWVEEVKKALPRDIPLIQVDAHNVVPCWVASNKQEYSAKTIRNKINSKLPEFLKEFPLMAKHPHCASKPAEPVDWERARSSLEVDQSVKAVSWARPGSVAGLAVLESFIDQRLQYFDSLRNNPNSDALSNLSPWLHFGHVSAQRVVLEVERSGQRWPSSVKAFVEETVVRRELADNFCFYNKNYDCVEGAYEWAQKTLRDHAEDPRPYLYTRDELEAAKTHDKLWNAAQFQMVSEGKMHGFLRMYWAKKILEWTSSPHEALAIAIYLNDRYELDGRDPSGYVGQCGDCRRRAAKL; encoded by the exons ATGCTGCGCTTAAGCAG GCTGCCCTTGTACCAGTCTAGTGGAAGAGTTCTGGGTCGCAGCACGTGGCTCTTGGCTAATTGGACAGACAGCCCCCAAACCTCCTCTTCTCTCCAGCTGCTGCAGGGTGAGCACACGTTATCAATCAAGCCTTCAGAGAGCGCCGAAATGAAGCCAAAATCCAGTAGCAACAGCAGGGTTGAGGGCAAGGCGGCCGTCAAACGAAAACTGGAGAAGCAGGCCAAGGCAACGGCAGGTGCGAAGAGACTGAAGACGGAGACGGGGGCGCAGGCTGCGAGGAGCAGGACGGAGCGGGCGGCCGGCTGGTTGGCTGAGGCCGTGGTGCGGTCTCGGAGCCAGGCTGAGCGCTCTGTGGAGGGATTCCAGTTTAACGAGAAGAGGGTGCGTGTGCTGTCCGGGACTAGTGCTGTGAAGGCGGGCTCGGAGGGCGTGATATACTGGATGTCTCGAGACCAGAGGGTACAAG ATAACTGGGCTCTTCTGTATGCCCAGCAGCTGGCCTTGGCAGAGCGGCTGCCCCTGCACGTGTGTTTCTGCCTGGTGCCACGCTTCCTGGATGCCACCATCCGGCAGTTTGACTTCCTGCTGAGAGGCCTGGAGGAGGTTGCCAAG gAGTGCAGTGCCCTAGGGCTGGAGTTCCACCTGTTGCAGGGCTGTGCAGGAGAGCGTCTTCCCCGCTTTGTTCAGGAATTGGGGGTGGGTGCCGTGGTGACTGACTTCTCCCCGCTCCGAGTGCCCCTACAGTGGGTGGAGGAGGTCAAGAAAGCGCTGCCACGGGACATCCCCCTCATACAG GTGGATGCCCACAATGTAGTGCCCTGCTGGGTGGCATCAAATAAGCAGGAGTATTCCGCTAAGACCATTCGCAACAAAATCAACAGCAAGCTTCCAGAGTTCCTGAAGGAGTTCCCTCTGATGGCCAAGCACCCGCACTGCGCCTCCAAGCCTGCCGAA CCTGTGGACTGGGAGCGGGCTCGGTCCAGTCTAGAAGTGGACCAGAGTGTGAAGGCGGTGTCCTGGGCTCGTCCCGGGTCAGTGGCTGGCCTCGCGGTTCTGGAGTCTTTTATCGACCAGCGGCTGCAGTACTTCGACTCCCTCCGCAACAACCCCAACTCCGACGCCCTGAGCAACCTGTCGCCATGGCTGCACTTCG GCCATGTGTCGGCCCAGCGTGTGGTCCTGGAGGTGGAGCGCAGTGGGCAGCGTTGGCCATCATCCGTGAAGGCGTTTGTGGAGGAGACCGTGGTGCGACGAGAGCTGGCTGACAACTTCTGCTTCTACAACAAGAACTACGACTGCGTTGAgg GTGCCTATGAGTGGGCTCAGAAGACTCTTAGAGACCATGCTGAAGACCCCCGGCCTTACCTGTACACCCGTGATGAGCTGGAGGCAGCCAAGACTCATGACAAACTCTGGAATGCAGCTCAG TTCCAGATGGTGTCAGAGGGCAAGATGCATGGGTTCCTGCGGATGTACTGGGCCAAGAAGATCCTGGAGTGGACGAGTTCACCGCACGAGGCCCTGGCTATTGCCATCTACCTCAATGACCGCTATGAACTGGACGGCCGTGACCCCAGTGGATACGTTGGTCAGTGTGGAGACTGCAGGCGCAGGGCTGCCAAATTATAa
- the cpdp gene encoding CPD photolyase isoform X1, protein MLRLSRLPLYQSSGRVLGRSTWLLANWTDSPQTSSSLQLLQGEHTLSIKPSESAEMKPKSSSNSRVEGKAAVKRKLEKQAKATAGAKRLKTETGAQAARSRTERAAGWLAEAVVRSRSQAERSVEGFQFNEKRVRVLSGTSAVKAGSEGVIYWMSRDQRVQDNWALLYAQQLALAERLPLHVCFCLVPRFLDATIRQFDFLLRGLEEVAKECSALGLEFHLLQGCAGERLPRFVQELGVGAVVTDFSPLRVPLQWVEEVKKALPRDIPLIQVDAHNVVPCWVASNKQEYSAKTIRNKINSKLPEFLKEFPLMAKHPHCASKPAEPVDWERARSSLEVDQSVKAVSWARPGSVAGLAVLESFIDQRLQYFDSLRNNPNSDALSNLSPWLHFGHVSAQRVVLEVERSGQRWPSSVKAFVEETVVRRELADNFCFYNKNYDCVEGAYEWAQKTLRDHAEDPRPYLYTRDELEAAKTHDKLWNAAQFQMVSEGKMHGFLRMYWAKKILEWTSSPHEALAIAIYLNDRYELDGRDPSGYVGCMWSICGIHDMGWKERPIFGKVRYMNYAGCTRKFKVQQFETKYKPRTCDS, encoded by the exons ATGCTGCGCTTAAGCAG GCTGCCCTTGTACCAGTCTAGTGGAAGAGTTCTGGGTCGCAGCACGTGGCTCTTGGCTAATTGGACAGACAGCCCCCAAACCTCCTCTTCTCTCCAGCTGCTGCAGGGTGAGCACACGTTATCAATCAAGCCTTCAGAGAGCGCCGAAATGAAGCCAAAATCCAGTAGCAACAGCAGGGTTGAGGGCAAGGCGGCCGTCAAACGAAAACTGGAGAAGCAGGCCAAGGCAACGGCAGGTGCGAAGAGACTGAAGACGGAGACGGGGGCGCAGGCTGCGAGGAGCAGGACGGAGCGGGCGGCCGGCTGGTTGGCTGAGGCCGTGGTGCGGTCTCGGAGCCAGGCTGAGCGCTCTGTGGAGGGATTCCAGTTTAACGAGAAGAGGGTGCGTGTGCTGTCCGGGACTAGTGCTGTGAAGGCGGGCTCGGAGGGCGTGATATACTGGATGTCTCGAGACCAGAGGGTACAAG ATAACTGGGCTCTTCTGTATGCCCAGCAGCTGGCCTTGGCAGAGCGGCTGCCCCTGCACGTGTGTTTCTGCCTGGTGCCACGCTTCCTGGATGCCACCATCCGGCAGTTTGACTTCCTGCTGAGAGGCCTGGAGGAGGTTGCCAAG gAGTGCAGTGCCCTAGGGCTGGAGTTCCACCTGTTGCAGGGCTGTGCAGGAGAGCGTCTTCCCCGCTTTGTTCAGGAATTGGGGGTGGGTGCCGTGGTGACTGACTTCTCCCCGCTCCGAGTGCCCCTACAGTGGGTGGAGGAGGTCAAGAAAGCGCTGCCACGGGACATCCCCCTCATACAG GTGGATGCCCACAATGTAGTGCCCTGCTGGGTGGCATCAAATAAGCAGGAGTATTCCGCTAAGACCATTCGCAACAAAATCAACAGCAAGCTTCCAGAGTTCCTGAAGGAGTTCCCTCTGATGGCCAAGCACCCGCACTGCGCCTCCAAGCCTGCCGAA CCTGTGGACTGGGAGCGGGCTCGGTCCAGTCTAGAAGTGGACCAGAGTGTGAAGGCGGTGTCCTGGGCTCGTCCCGGGTCAGTGGCTGGCCTCGCGGTTCTGGAGTCTTTTATCGACCAGCGGCTGCAGTACTTCGACTCCCTCCGCAACAACCCCAACTCCGACGCCCTGAGCAACCTGTCGCCATGGCTGCACTTCG GCCATGTGTCGGCCCAGCGTGTGGTCCTGGAGGTGGAGCGCAGTGGGCAGCGTTGGCCATCATCCGTGAAGGCGTTTGTGGAGGAGACCGTGGTGCGACGAGAGCTGGCTGACAACTTCTGCTTCTACAACAAGAACTACGACTGCGTTGAgg GTGCCTATGAGTGGGCTCAGAAGACTCTTAGAGACCATGCTGAAGACCCCCGGCCTTACCTGTACACCCGTGATGAGCTGGAGGCAGCCAAGACTCATGACAAACTCTGGAATGCAGCTCAG TTCCAGATGGTGTCAGAGGGCAAGATGCATGGGTTCCTGCGGATGTACTGGGCCAAGAAGATCCTGGAGTGGACGAGTTCACCGCACGAGGCCCTGGCTATTGCCATCTACCTCAATGACCGCTATGAACTGGACGGCCGTGACCCCAGTGGATACGTTG GCTGCATGTGGTCTATCTGTGGCATCCATGACATGGGCTGGAAGGAGAGGCCGATCTTTGGGAAGGTGCGCTACATGAACTACGCCGGCTGCACCCGCAAGTTCAAAGTGCAACAGTTTGAAACCAAGTACAAACCCAGAACATGTGACTCTTAA